CGATCCAGTTTAATCCACCTTCACACTTCTTAACATATGAAACTTTTGGTGTTGCTTTTTCTGCACCAGGCTTGGCCCATACATAATCAACCCAACCACCAGCAGCATCGGCCTTTGCTTTCTTGTCGAACTCAACAAATAAAGGAACGCCATTTTCGTCTTTACTTCCCTTAAGGTCCTTTCCATTTAGTCTTCTTTTAATAGGATGTAGAACCATTTTTACGTCTGAATCTTGAATCCAAACATAGTTAGACCCACAGTATCTATACTTTCCGATTTCTCCGAGAGCACCTTTACCTTTGGCCTTAATTAAATCACACATTTTCTCTACTGATTCTTTAGCTTGTTCTTTAGAACAGTCTGCTGCAAAAGTGTTTGACATGCACAGTGAGAACACGCCCACTGCTAATAGCGATAGTTTTTTCATAATTTCTCCTTTGTTGAAGAATCGTCCATTTCTCAATTTTTCTTAACTAAAAATAACCTTAATTTATAAATAAATTCAAAAAAAAAGCCACATAGTGGCTTAATTTATGCTGCTCTTTTTTTCATTGCATTGACGTCTTTTATATCAAGAACCTTTGCAACGTTTAGAAGAACTGTAAGGGAGTCTTCTTTTCGATAAACTCCGTAGATATATTCAGCATTAACTTGAGTTTCAATTTCAGGAACTTCATTTACTTCCTTTAAGGAAAAGGCCAGTACTTTATTTATCGAGTCTACGACTATTCCTAAATTCATTCCATCAAGATCAACAATAATAACGCTCTCTTCATTATTATTTTCTCTGGCCTTTATTTTTAGCTTCGTTCTCATATCGACAACAGAAATAACTTGTCCTCTTAAGTTCATAATTCCTAGAAAATGAGGAGGAGCTTTCGGTATGGGAGTTGTTTCAGGAACAGAAATTACTTCACGAACTGATAGTAATGGAATTGCATAATCTTCCGCTCCAAGACTAAACTCCAAGAATCTCTGAATTTCTGAGCTTTCTTCTTCAGCGAGTGAGAGATTGTGATTTTCATTGTTCATTACGCCACCTTTCCTAATAAGTCTTCTTTAATATTTGTATTATTCTTCTTCATTGATCCGCTATAAAGCTCATTTAAATCTAGAATAAAAGATGGTTTACCATCTCCTAGAATTGAACTTCCCATGAAGCCTTTAGTATTTTTAATTTCTTCACCTAAAGTTTTAATCACCACTTGCTGCTGATGAAGTATATCATCAACTAAAACAGCAAAAGGATTTTCTGAAGCCTGAATGATGATTGCAATCTTATCAGACTCAGTACCTTCATCCATCGCAACACTTAGAGTTTTTCCTACATT
The DNA window shown above is from Halobacteriovorax sp. HLS and carries:
- a CDS encoding cache domain-containing protein is translated as MKKLSLLAVGVFSLCMSNTFAADCSKEQAKESVEKMCDLIKAKGKGALGEIGKYRYCGSNYVWIQDSDVKMVLHPIKRRLNGKDLKGSKDENGVPLFVEFDKKAKADAAGGWVDYVWAKPGAEKATPKVSYVKKCEGGLNWIAGSGIWK
- a CDS encoding chemotaxis protein CheW, with amino-acid sequence MNNENHNLSLAEEESSEIQRFLEFSLGAEDYAIPLLSVREVISVPETTPIPKAPPHFLGIMNLRGQVISVVDMRTKLKIKARENNNEESVIIVDLDGMNLGIVVDSINKVLAFSLKEVNEVPEIETQVNAEYIYGVYRKEDSLTVLLNVAKVLDIKDVNAMKKRAA